A genomic segment from Thermostichus lividus PCC 6715 encodes:
- a CDS encoding trypsin-like peptidase domain-containing protein, whose protein sequence is MQRFFWLGLGAIALLNLTGCPLRQAVPEPLGSTGHGSSPFVSVGEGNNSTQNFIAKVVSDAGAAVVSIDTLELPSNKQDSFFNPMPEPDAPVRQGQGSGFIFDASGKVMTNAHVVENASIVRVTLPDGREFDGKVLGTDRLTDVAVVEIPAENLPTVPLGNSDNLVPGEWAIAIGNPLGLSNTVTAGIISATGRGSNEIGAADKRVSFIQTDAAINPGNSGGPLLNAAGQVIGVNTAVISQAQGLGFAIPINTAYRIAEQLITTGRAQHLYLGIRMVRLSPELALRIRQERPDWNLETTQGTLITDVMANSPAAQAGLQAGDWIAKINDVNQPTPQQVQTIVEQTQAGQTITLEVQRGNTSQTFRVQPAPMPENF, encoded by the coding sequence ATGCAACGTTTCTTTTGGTTAGGTTTAGGGGCGATCGCCCTGCTGAATTTGACAGGTTGCCCGCTGCGGCAGGCGGTGCCAGAGCCTCTTGGCTCCACAGGTCATGGCTCCAGCCCCTTCGTCAGTGTGGGCGAGGGGAATAACAGCACCCAAAACTTCATTGCCAAGGTCGTGAGCGATGCAGGAGCGGCTGTGGTGAGTATCGACACCTTAGAACTCCCGAGTAATAAACAAGATAGTTTTTTTAACCCAATGCCTGAACCGGACGCTCCTGTGCGCCAAGGGCAAGGCTCTGGCTTTATCTTCGATGCCAGTGGCAAGGTCATGACCAATGCCCATGTCGTTGAAAATGCCAGTATTGTGCGCGTCACCTTGCCCGATGGCCGTGAATTTGATGGCAAGGTGCTCGGCACCGATCGCCTCACGGATGTGGCGGTGGTGGAAATTCCGGCAGAGAATTTACCCACGGTTCCCCTAGGTAACTCCGATAATCTAGTCCCGGGGGAGTGGGCGATCGCCATCGGCAATCCCTTAGGTCTGAGTAATACGGTTACCGCAGGGATTATCAGTGCCACTGGTCGCGGCAGTAACGAAATTGGCGCTGCCGACAAGCGCGTTAGTTTCATTCAAACCGATGCCGCTATTAATCCGGGCAACTCCGGTGGGCCACTGCTCAATGCCGCTGGCCAAGTCATTGGTGTCAACACTGCCGTGATCTCCCAAGCCCAAGGGCTGGGGTTTGCCATCCCCATCAACACCGCCTATCGAATTGCCGAGCAGTTAATCACCACAGGGCGCGCCCAGCATCTTTACCTTGGAATTCGCATGGTGCGCCTCAGCCCTGAACTAGCCCTGCGCATTCGCCAAGAACGCCCAGACTGGAACCTTGAGACAACCCAAGGCACGCTGATTACGGATGTGATGGCTAACTCTCCCGCCGCCCAAGCAGGACTGCAGGCAGGGGATTGGATCGCCAAAATCAACGATGTGAATCAGCCCACCCCCCAGCAAGTTCAAACCATTGTTGAGCAAACTCAAGCGGGTCAAACCATTACCCTTGAGGTGCAACGCGGCAATACAAGTCAAACCTTTAGGGTACAACCCGCCCCCATGCCTGAAAACTTCTAG
- the recR gene encoding recombination mediator RecR produces MSSVYTRPLARLIEQLQRLPGIGPKTAQRLALYLVKRPEADIQALAQALLEAKQQVGLCSVCFHLSAEPVCDICASPQRDDQTICVVADSRDVIAIEKTREYHGKYHVLGGLISPMEGITPQQLHLQPLIQRASQANVKEVILAINPSIEGETTTLYIAQLLRPFVTVTRIAFGLPVGGDLDYADEMTLARALAGRREIEWH; encoded by the coding sequence ATGAGTAGCGTCTATACCCGTCCCCTAGCACGGTTGATCGAACAGTTGCAGCGCCTACCGGGCATTGGCCCTAAAACAGCCCAACGCTTGGCACTCTACCTTGTTAAACGACCGGAAGCAGACATCCAAGCCCTCGCCCAAGCTCTCTTGGAGGCCAAACAGCAGGTGGGACTGTGTTCTGTGTGCTTTCATCTGTCTGCAGAACCCGTGTGCGATATTTGTGCTTCCCCCCAGCGTGATGATCAAACCATCTGTGTGGTGGCCGACTCGCGAGATGTCATCGCCATTGAAAAAACCCGCGAATATCATGGGAAATACCACGTTTTAGGGGGATTGATTTCCCCCATGGAGGGCATCACCCCCCAACAGTTGCACCTGCAACCTCTCATTCAGCGCGCCAGCCAAGCCAACGTCAAAGAAGTCATCTTGGCGATTAACCCCAGCATTGAGGGTGAAACGACGACCCTCTATATTGCCCAGCTGCTGCGACCCTTTGTCACCGTCACCCGTATTGCCTTTGGCCTACCAGTGGGGGGCGACCTCGACTACGCCGATGAAATGACGCTGGCTCGTGCCCTCGCCGGTCGGCGCGAAATTGAATGGCACTAG
- a CDS encoding glycosyltransferase: MPENSWPENSFYSEADPLDELLSEWVDSADSPPLQPRSEGRRRKAFVALSLIWGVTIALHLVLGAVYLIYGLTLLMSWQALRYWRAEVQPLPQGTASESDLVPPSSRLTPLVSLMVAAKNEEAVIGRLVENLCQLDYPRYEVWVIDDNSSDRTPDILASLQQTYPQLKVLRRLPGAGGGKSGALNQVLPLTRGEIIGVFDADATVTPDLLQRVVSEFYSPRVGAVQVRKAISNAEINLITQGQAAEMMLDAYYQQQRVACGGMGELRGNGQFVRRQALERCGGWNEETITDDLDLSLKLHLHGWEIQVLMMPAVQEEGVTSLVALWHQRNRWGEGGYQSYLDYWQPLLSNRLGWQKSWDVFCWFLIKYAIPTATVPDALMSAVQHRLPVLLPLTTLSILISFIGMARAIPKAQPQPLARWTILWTSLWGTLYMFHWLPVVSSTTVRMAVRAKRLKWVKTVHCGT; this comes from the coding sequence ATGCCGGAGAATTCCTGGCCCGAAAACAGTTTTTACAGCGAAGCCGATCCACTCGACGAACTCCTGTCGGAGTGGGTTGATTCCGCTGACAGTCCGCCGCTGCAACCCCGTTCTGAAGGGCGACGACGCAAGGCGTTTGTTGCTCTTTCCTTAATTTGGGGGGTAACCATTGCGCTACATCTTGTTCTAGGGGCGGTCTATCTAATTTATGGCCTCACTCTCTTAATGAGTTGGCAAGCACTGCGCTACTGGCGAGCCGAGGTGCAGCCTCTACCACAAGGAACAGCATCGGAGAGTGATTTAGTACCGCCTAGCTCTCGGCTGACTCCTCTGGTCTCCCTCATGGTGGCGGCCAAAAATGAAGAAGCGGTGATTGGTCGCTTGGTGGAAAACCTCTGTCAGTTAGATTACCCCCGCTATGAAGTCTGGGTCATTGACGATAACAGTAGCGATCGCACCCCCGATATTTTGGCCAGCCTCCAGCAAACCTATCCCCAACTCAAAGTGCTGCGGCGGCTCCCCGGTGCAGGCGGGGGGAAATCCGGTGCCTTAAATCAGGTGTTGCCCCTCACCCGCGGAGAAATTATTGGTGTGTTTGATGCCGATGCCACTGTTACACCAGACCTATTGCAGCGCGTGGTGAGCGAATTTTACTCGCCGCGGGTGGGTGCGGTTCAAGTTCGCAAAGCCATCAGTAATGCTGAGATTAACTTAATCACCCAAGGGCAGGCAGCAGAAATGATGCTTGATGCCTACTACCAACAACAGCGAGTGGCCTGCGGTGGGATGGGAGAACTGCGGGGGAACGGTCAATTTGTGCGGCGGCAAGCCCTTGAGCGCTGCGGTGGCTGGAATGAAGAAACCATCACCGATGATCTTGATCTGAGCTTAAAGCTGCATCTTCATGGGTGGGAGATTCAGGTGCTGATGATGCCAGCAGTACAGGAAGAGGGGGTGACCTCCCTAGTAGCGCTTTGGCATCAGCGGAATCGCTGGGGGGAAGGGGGCTACCAAAGCTACCTTGACTACTGGCAGCCCTTGCTCAGTAATCGCTTGGGGTGGCAAAAAAGCTGGGATGTGTTCTGTTGGTTTCTGATTAAGTACGCTATTCCTACGGCGACGGTTCCTGATGCCCTGATGTCTGCGGTTCAGCATCGCCTGCCGGTGCTACTTCCCCTAACCACCTTGAGCATCTTGATTTCGTTTATTGGTATGGCGCGAGCTATTCCCAAGGCTCAGCCGCAGCCGCTAGCTCGGTGGACAATTTTGTGGACGAGTCTCTGGGGCACTCTCTACATGTTCCATTGGCTGCCGGTGGTTAGTAGTACAACAGTGCGAATGGCGGTGCGGGCAAAACGCCTCAAGTGGGTGAAGACGGTACACTGTGGTACCTAG
- a CDS encoding ATP-dependent 6-phosphofructokinase: protein MSTSRKRLGVFTSGGDCPGLNTAIRAIVAHATLSYGWEVLGILHATQGLLERKAIPLNAEGLGGMDVLLNMGGTILGAINKGDTLAQADDVIAGYHELGLDALIAICGDGSLKILQQLAQQGNWNFLAIPKTIDNDVALTDRAIGFDTAVNIVVDALSRITSTAASHDRVFVVEVMGRTAGHLALYSGIAGGADVILIPEIPYSIEGICQHLQKLRERWGRKFALIVVAEGAHEIGHDPSQPYPPHHSIGQYIADQVVKQSPIPIELRVSVLGHIQRGGAPMAMDRLLAAGMGNTAVDLAAQGTFGRMVAWQGGQVVTVPISDVVAKCPRHVDPDSFLIRTAQGLGIYVGDKPMLPYVDPTLCRDEVTCAI, encoded by the coding sequence ATGAGCACTAGCCGCAAGCGACTTGGCGTTTTCACCAGTGGAGGTGACTGTCCGGGGTTGAACACGGCCATTCGGGCAATTGTAGCGCATGCCACCCTGAGTTACGGCTGGGAAGTGCTAGGCATTTTACACGCCACCCAAGGATTGCTAGAGCGCAAAGCCATCCCCTTAAATGCTGAAGGTCTAGGAGGGATGGATGTTCTGCTGAATATGGGAGGCACAATTTTAGGGGCAATCAACAAGGGGGACACCCTTGCTCAAGCCGATGACGTTATTGCGGGTTATCACGAACTAGGACTAGATGCCCTGATTGCGATCTGTGGTGATGGTAGTCTCAAAATTTTGCAACAATTAGCACAACAGGGGAACTGGAATTTTCTGGCCATTCCTAAAACCATTGATAATGATGTTGCCCTCACCGATCGCGCCATTGGCTTTGATACCGCCGTAAATATTGTTGTGGATGCGCTGAGTCGCATTACGTCAACCGCTGCCAGCCACGATCGGGTCTTTGTAGTCGAAGTTATGGGTCGCACTGCCGGCCACTTGGCACTTTACTCCGGCATTGCGGGGGGAGCAGATGTCATCCTGATCCCAGAGATTCCCTACTCCATTGAAGGGATTTGCCAGCATCTGCAAAAACTACGCGAACGCTGGGGACGCAAATTTGCCTTGATTGTGGTGGCTGAAGGTGCCCACGAAATTGGCCATGATCCCTCCCAGCCCTATCCGCCACACCACAGTATTGGGCAGTACATTGCTGATCAAGTAGTGAAGCAAAGCCCTATTCCCATCGAGTTGCGAGTCTCTGTGTTGGGGCATATTCAGCGCGGCGGTGCCCCTATGGCCATGGATCGCCTCTTGGCTGCTGGCATGGGTAATACAGCCGTCGATTTGGCCGCTCAAGGAACCTTTGGCCGCATGGTGGCTTGGCAGGGGGGGCAAGTTGTGACCGTTCCCATTAGCGATGTTGTGGCCAAATGTCCGCGCCATGTGGATCCCGATAGCTTTTTAATTCGCACAGCTCAAGGACTCGGCATCTACGTGGGTGACAAGCCGATGCTACCCTACGTGGATCCGACCCTCTGCCGCGATGAGGTGACCTGTGCCATCTAA
- a CDS encoding bifunctional nuclease family protein: MIEMTVAGIALDATNRRTPIVLLKDGSGRRALPIWIGDNEARAILMALEHQRAARPMTHDLMANILAAWEMTLERIVIHSLQDNTYYAVLTIRQGDLCKEIDARPSDAIALALRCDSPIWVMEAVVADASIPVDRDADEQERIAFRQFLDSIRPQDFSQQGRGIEDSSAS, encoded by the coding sequence ATGATTGAAATGACTGTTGCTGGGATTGCCCTTGATGCCACTAACCGTCGCACTCCAATCGTGCTGTTAAAAGACGGTTCTGGGCGGCGTGCCTTGCCCATTTGGATTGGTGATAATGAGGCGCGAGCGATTCTAATGGCCTTAGAACACCAGCGTGCTGCTCGCCCCATGACCCATGATCTAATGGCCAACATCTTGGCTGCTTGGGAGATGACCCTTGAGCGCATTGTGATCCACTCGCTGCAAGATAACACCTACTATGCAGTTTTAACGATACGCCAAGGCGACCTGTGCAAAGAAATTGATGCTCGGCCTAGTGATGCGATCGCCCTTGCGCTGCGCTGTGATAGCCCCATCTGGGTGATGGAAGCGGTGGTGGCTGATGCCTCAATTCCTGTGGATCGCGATGCCGATGAACAAGAGCGGATAGCGTTTCGGCAGTTTCTTGATTCCATTCGTCCCCAAGACTTTAGCCAACAGGGACGGGGTATTGAGGATTCCTCTGCAAGCTAG
- a CDS encoding aldo/keto reductase, whose translation MRYRRFGRTGLNLSVFSLGTMRCLADATTLQAVLERAIAHGINHIETAAAYGASEAYIGRALRALGYPNLWLTTKILPAGDARHVQQQIEQSRQRLGVDRLDCVALHGLNTPEHLAWLNTAGMATLQQYQQQGIIGALGFSSHGSLPVLLAAIETGLFDFVNLHYTYFQQRNAPAVARAAALDMGVFIISPADKGGQLYRPPRDLQDLCAPLHPLHWNYRWLLSQPGITTLSVGAATADELAFPLAVADQVEPLSPEEQAVADRLASAMEQALGAEYCRQCYECLPCPEDIHIPEVLRLRNLTLAYNMEEFGKYRYGMFGRAGHWFPGQPADRCTDCGECLPRCPSRLEIPRLLRQAHSQLQGQSRPRLWQGI comes from the coding sequence ATGCGCTACCGTCGCTTTGGTCGCACTGGCCTAAATCTCTCAGTGTTTTCCCTAGGAACCATGCGCTGCTTAGCAGATGCGACAACCCTGCAAGCGGTGCTGGAGCGGGCGATCGCCCACGGCATTAATCATATCGAAACTGCCGCTGCTTATGGTGCCAGTGAAGCCTATATTGGCCGTGCCCTGCGAGCCTTGGGGTATCCCAACCTTTGGCTAACCACAAAAATTTTGCCCGCTGGGGATGCACGTCATGTGCAACAGCAAATCGAGCAATCCCGGCAGCGCTTGGGGGTCGATCGGCTTGACTGCGTTGCCCTTCATGGCTTAAATACGCCGGAGCACTTGGCATGGCTCAACACTGCGGGGATGGCCACCCTGCAGCAGTATCAACAACAAGGCATCATCGGTGCATTGGGGTTTTCCAGTCATGGTTCCCTGCCTGTCCTGTTAGCTGCGATCGAAACAGGGCTGTTTGACTTTGTGAATTTACACTACACCTACTTCCAGCAACGGAATGCGCCAGCGGTGGCACGGGCTGCTGCCTTGGATATGGGCGTGTTCATTATTTCCCCTGCCGATAAGGGGGGGCAACTCTATCGGCCCCCACGCGACTTACAAGACCTCTGTGCCCCCCTCCATCCCCTGCATTGGAACTATCGCTGGCTCTTGAGTCAGCCGGGTATTACGACCCTTAGTGTGGGAGCTGCTACCGCAGACGAGCTGGCGTTTCCCTTGGCAGTGGCCGATCAGGTGGAACCCCTGAGTCCGGAAGAACAGGCAGTGGCCGATCGCCTGGCAAGCGCCATGGAGCAGGCTCTCGGGGCTGAGTACTGTCGCCAGTGCTATGAATGCTTACCCTGTCCAGAAGACATCCATATTCCCGAAGTCCTGCGGCTGCGGAATTTGACCCTAGCTTACAACATGGAGGAGTTTGGCAAGTATCGCTATGGCATGTTTGGGCGGGCGGGGCATTGGTTTCCGGGGCAACCAGCGGATCGCTGCACTGATTGTGGGGAGTGCCTGCCGCGCTGTCCCAGTAGGCTAGAGATTCCTAGGCTCCTGCGGCAAGCCCATAGCCAACTGCAAGGCCAATCTCGCCCGCGGCTCTGGCAAGGAATCTAA
- a CDS encoding MFS transporter has translation MGIRYLRSPLFVVLLTIVIDRLGESLIFPILPFLVEQFHFDALTLTLLFSSFAGAQFIAAPLLGALSDHWGRRPVLLVCIAGTAVSYFLFAAATTPWLLFVSRIIDGITGGVVSTAQAYIADTSAPADRAKNFGLTGAAFGIGFIFGPAIGGSLAAVNLKLPILFAGSLALINVVMAYFILPESLPAAQRSPFSLKNFGVQQQWLELFKTRSLQSLMASFFIFNFAFAGFTSIFVLFLKRQFNWGPAEAGIVFVIIGVVSTVVQAGLIRSLIPRFGENRLSVAGMALIGTALLGIAAIPATGAWSATSIYLCVVGLAFGVGIMLPSLRGVISNHVRDEDQGKIIGASQSLQSIAGIAGPAWAGWVFDRWGGQAPAFQSGLIMAIAFIFLILGLRKPTYRPSA, from the coding sequence ATGGGGATCCGCTACCTACGCTCACCATTATTTGTTGTCCTGCTCACAATTGTCATTGACCGCTTAGGTGAGAGTTTAATTTTTCCGATTTTGCCCTTTTTGGTTGAGCAGTTTCATTTTGATGCCTTGACCCTAACTCTATTGTTTTCGTCGTTTGCCGGTGCTCAGTTTATTGCTGCGCCACTGTTGGGAGCACTGTCCGACCATTGGGGACGCAGACCCGTGTTGCTCGTGTGTATTGCCGGAACGGCGGTGTCCTACTTTTTATTTGCAGCAGCCACAACGCCATGGCTGCTCTTTGTCTCACGGATTATTGATGGGATTACCGGTGGGGTGGTGTCAACCGCACAGGCCTATATTGCCGATACGTCTGCGCCAGCGGATCGTGCCAAGAATTTTGGTCTGACGGGAGCAGCCTTTGGCATTGGTTTTATTTTTGGGCCGGCGATTGGTGGTAGTTTGGCGGCGGTGAACCTCAAGCTGCCCATCCTCTTTGCGGGGAGCCTTGCCTTGATCAATGTGGTCATGGCCTATTTCATTTTGCCGGAATCGTTGCCCGCAGCGCAGCGATCGCCCTTTAGTTTAAAGAATTTCGGTGTACAACAGCAGTGGTTGGAGCTATTTAAGACGCGATCGCTCCAGTCATTGATGGCCTCCTTTTTTATCTTTAACTTTGCCTTTGCTGGCTTTACCAGCATTTTTGTGCTCTTTTTGAAGCGCCAGTTTAATTGGGGGCCTGCGGAGGCGGGGATTGTTTTTGTCATTATTGGCGTAGTGAGTACAGTGGTGCAAGCGGGCTTAATTCGCTCCCTGATTCCCCGGTTTGGTGAAAACCGCTTGAGTGTGGCGGGCATGGCACTCATTGGCACTGCCCTACTGGGGATTGCCGCCATTCCGGCCACAGGAGCTTGGAGTGCAACATCGATTTATCTGTGTGTTGTGGGCTTAGCCTTTGGCGTGGGTATTATGCTGCCCTCGTTGCGGGGTGTGATTTCTAACCACGTGCGGGACGAAGATCAAGGCAAAATTATTGGTGCTAGTCAGTCATTGCAAAGTATTGCGGGGATTGCCGGCCCTGCGTGGGCTGGGTGGGTGTTTGATCGGTGGGGAGGGCAAGCTCCGGCATTCCAAAGCGGGTTGATCATGGCGATCGCCTTCATCTTTTTAATCTTGGGTTTGCGTAAACCCACCTACCGCCCGAGTGCCTAA
- a CDS encoding response regulator, whose translation MTSKKVLVIDDSKVIRLRVRDMLPEGDYEILEAKDGREGLQLIEQSDPTLIMLDFLLPRVSGWEVYQELAKTGLLGAIPLVIMSGRKEEVTEKLQEPFEWFEFIEKPFEREELEAAIQEAFRKARKARPVKAAAPASETVASGSVDLSPIYAKLAALETAFEEFKAKPVGDADTVAQLQAAVAQLQATPPRDGDEARLAALEAENQRLHAEVEQLKRAVHQIVAALRRLQGAH comes from the coding sequence GTGACCAGCAAAAAAGTCCTTGTCATTGACGACAGTAAAGTTATTCGGTTGCGCGTCCGCGACATGTTACCGGAGGGCGACTACGAAATTTTGGAAGCGAAGGATGGCCGTGAGGGTTTGCAACTCATTGAACAGTCTGACCCGACCCTCATTATGCTGGACTTTCTGCTGCCAAGAGTCAGCGGCTGGGAAGTCTATCAAGAACTGGCGAAGACGGGTCTGCTGGGAGCCATTCCCCTTGTGATTATGTCGGGTCGTAAAGAGGAGGTTACGGAAAAGTTACAGGAACCCTTTGAGTGGTTTGAGTTCATTGAAAAGCCGTTTGAGCGTGAAGAATTAGAAGCTGCCATTCAAGAAGCGTTTCGCAAGGCACGCAAAGCTAGGCCGGTCAAAGCTGCTGCTCCGGCTTCTGAGACGGTAGCCAGCGGGAGTGTCGATCTATCCCCTATCTACGCAAAACTCGCAGCGCTAGAAACGGCCTTCGAGGAGTTCAAAGCCAAGCCTGTGGGGGATGCAGACACCGTTGCGCAACTCCAAGCGGCGGTGGCACAACTGCAAGCAACTCCGCCGCGGGATGGTGATGAGGCTCGTTTGGCTGCCCTAGAGGCTGAAAATCAGAGACTCCATGCCGAAGTGGAACAGCTCAAGCGGGCGGTACACCAAATTGTGGCTGCATTGCGACGATTACAGGGAGCGCACTAA